The Halostagnicola larsenii XH-48 DNA segment TAGCGGCGGTTGGTGGCGCAGCGGCAACAGTTTCCGTCTCAGGATGTCTGGGTGGTGATGTGGAAAGTGATGTGGGGAACCTCCTTCGATACGGGCGTGCTCAGGACTCATCGACACTCGACCCGCAAGCGACTTCATCGGGTGAGGACGCCAAGGTAACCGGTCAGATATACGATCGGCTTATCCACTTCGAGCCAGGCGAATCGACGCTAGTCGAAGGATTAGCCGAAGAGTTCAGTCTCGAGGGGACGACGGTATCACTCACAATCCGCCAGGACGCCCAGTTCCACAACGGAGACGACGTGACGGCAGAGGATTTCGTCGCGACGTACCGACGATTCCACGACGAGGACTACGAGCACTATATCGGCGCCGATAACGTCTCGTTCTACGGAGCGTACGTCTTCGGGTCAGTCGAGTCCATCGAAGCGACGGCCGAATCCGAACTTGAGATCGAACTTGAGTCCAGATACGCGCCATACCTACGGACGCTCGCGATGTTTGCAGCTGCGGTCTTTCCGAAGAGCGAGATCGAAAACGACCACGATTTCGCCGAGGATCCGATCGGCTCCGGACCGTTTGTATTCGACGAGTGGAGCAAGAGCGATCAACAGATCCGGCTGACGGCCAATGAGGACTACTGGGGCCAAAAGGCGAGTGTCGGCGAGCTTGTCTTCGAGGCCGTTACCGAAAACTCGACGCGCGCGCAGTCTCTCGACAGTCGCGAACTCGACATCATTGACGGAATCGGCAGCGGACAGGCTAATACTATCGAGAACTCCGAGAATGCCTCACTCGAGTCGAAGCCCGGAATGAACGTAGGGTACCTAGCCCTCAACATGGAACGCGTCGAAGCGTTCCGTGACAGGCGAGTTCGCCGAGCGATCAACCACGCGATAAACGTCGAGGGGATCATCGAGTCGATCTATCGTGGAAACGCGACCGCTTCGGCCCAAGCAATCCCGCCGACGGTGATGGGATACAACGAAGATCTCGACCCCTACGAGTACGATCCGGAAACCGCACAGGACCTCCTCGACGATGCCGGATACGGCGACGGCCTCGAGTTCGAACTTGCGACGATGACCACCGCACGACCGTACATCGCCTCGCCTGTACAGACGGCAGAGACTGTCCGATCGAACCTGGCCGATGTCGGCATCGACGTCGAGATCAACGAGCAGTCATCGTTCGACGCGTACCTCGAGTACACCGACACGGGACAACACGACGCGGCGTTTGCCGGCTGGATCACCGACAATGGTGACCCGAACAACTTCTACGAACCTCTATTGGATCCCGGTGTCGATCCCGATGAGATTCCCGAGGGACAGAACTGGATCAGTCGCGACGTGGAAGGTGTCAACGACGGAAACAACTCCGCGTGGGCGAACACTGAGTTCATGGAACTGGTCGACGAGGCCCAGCAGACCTACGACGAAGAAGAGCGAGCAGAACTGTATCGGGAAATCGGGCAACTCACCCGTGACGAAGCACCGTGGGCCTTCATGACCTACACTGACGAACTTCGAGGTGTCAGCGAGCGAGTCAACGGTTACATCGTGGAAGTGATCGGCGGTCCCTTCCTCAATCATGTCGAACTGGACGAGTAAGCTGGATCGAAAAACTTGTAATCGAGCAAATAACCCTCTAACATAATGGTCAGCAAACGAATTATACTCAAACGATTGTTGCTACTTGTCCCAGTGTTGTTGGGTGTAGCGACATTCGTTTTCGCGATCCTCCATCTTTCGCCGGGGAATCCCGCACGGACAATCGCGGGCGAGCGGGCAAGCGAGGAGTTCGTTCGACAAATCGAAAGCGATCTCGGGTTGAACGATCCAATATACGTTCAGTACGGCCGCTTCCTGCTCGATGCAGCCCAGTTGGACTTCGGCAACTCCTATGTCCTCCGGCAAGATACCGCTGTAATCGAGGTGCTGAGACATCGGTTCCCGGTCACCCTCGAGTTGGCAATCTACGGCCAGATCGTGGGTATTCTCTTCGGCATTCCTCTCGGCATCCTGAGCGCCGTCAAGCAGGATTCCCTGACTGATCACATCACTCGAATCGGAGCATTGACTGGTATCAGCGTCCCGATCTTTTGGAGCGGCCCCCTCTTGATCATGATATTCGCTCAAGGGCTCGGTATCTTACCGACCAGCGGGCGTATCGCATCTATTTACTCTATCCCGCATTTCACTGGATTGATCACCGTCGACGCAGCGCTCACCGGACATCCGGGAGCATTCCTCTCGGCGGTCAAGCACATGTTCCTGCCGACCCTCGTCCTTGGAATCTACTCGATGGCGCTGATTTCGCGGATGATGCGCTCGTCGATGCTCGAGGTAACCCGTCAGGACTACATGCGAACCGCTCGCGCGAAGGGACAGGGGATGAACATTACGATCATGAAGCATGGATTTCGGAACGCCCTCGTGCCCGTGGTGACGATTATCGGCCTCCAGTTCGGGTCACTCCTAGGCGGTGCGGTACTCACCGAGACAGTGTTCAGCATTTCCGGCATCGGAAACCTGCTCGTTGAAGCGATCTCCGTCGGTGACTATCCGGTAGTCCAGGGCACGGTGTTGCTGTTCGCGTTCCTCTACACGCTCGTGAATCTGGGCGTCGACCTCACCTACTCGATACTCGATCCGAGGATAGATCAATGAGTTACGACACAGATACCCAACGCGATACCGACGACCGCTTGAGTTTCGTCGACCGGCTACGCCGATCGCAGTTCCTCAGCGAATTGTTCTCGAACAGGCTAGCGTTAACCGGGCTCGGAATTATCCTGTCCATCATCGCGATCGGCGTCCATGCCCGGCTATTCCTCGACTACAACGCCATCGTCAGTTCCCAGATCGGGACCGGATCGACGATGACCGGACCCTGCGGTGAGCGAGAGATCGTCGCCGCCATCCAGTCGGCGGGCTCCTGCGCCCATCCGTTCGGGACGGATCTACAGGGTCGAGACATCTTCAACCGCGTCCGCTACGGTGCATGGCTGGCGCTGAAGTTCGGAACAATCACCGTCATCGCCTCGACTATCCTCGGCGTTGGACTCGGTATACTTGCGGCCTACTACGGAGGCTGGATCGACAACCTCATCATGCGAACGATGGACATCTTGTTGTCATTCCCCAGTCTACTACTGGCACTTGCGCTCGTCGCTATCTTCGGTGCCGGGATCTGGAAAGCTGTCATCGCACTCACTCTCGTCTATACGCCCCAGTTCGCGCGTGTCGTCCGCGGTACTGCGCTGAAAGTGCTGGAGGACGAGTACATCGAGGCGACAGTCGCGTTGGGTGCTCGCGACGCACGCGTCCTGATCAGACACGTCCTGCCGAACTCCATCGCGCCGATCACGGTCCAGAGCACCCTCAATTACGGGATGGCGATCATCGACATTGCCGCGCTGTCATTCCTCGGATTCGGTGCCAGCGCCGGGACTCCCTCGTGGGGGCTCATGCTCTCGAACGGAGTCAACGAGGGGCTCCTCTCCGGCCACTGGTGGTGGTCCTTCTTCCCGGGACTGTTACTGGCGTTGGCCGTCCTCGGGTTCAATCTGCTCGGCGATGGTATGCGCGATGCGCTCGACCCGCGAATGCGAGAAAACATCGACTGACCGATGGTGAACAACGATAGCAAATCGACAGTTCCGCCCGTTGCCCGCCTGGCCGGTGCGTTCGGTCTCGGTGCCGGTTCCGGAATCGGTCTCGCCATCGTCCTGGCCGTTCAGGGTGATCCGAATGGGGGGACGGGAACGGCGTTCGCGCTCGGCGCACTCGTTTTCGGCGTCGCCCTGCTCGGCTGGTCCGCCGCCGTGATGGGAGGACGCGGCTTCGAGACGATGAACGAGTACCTCGAGGGAGGGAGCGACTGGACCGAAGCCGGCGGACGGCGGGCGATGGTGTTGCTTTGTAGCGTCGGCCTCGGCGACATGGTCGGTTCCTCGATCGTTGCCGCAGTGATCGTCTGATCTCGCGGCGCGATAGCGACTATTGAGCCGTTGTACAACCCGATCGCTCAGCTATCGTTCGATTGGGTGTAGAGTGAGCACTGACCGAAACGACAGGTTTTGTTTGAGCTACGGCGGATAGACGACCGAAAGTGCCCTCACTCGCTCGACGATTGTGCGGTATCCGATGGGAGTTCGAAGAATAGGGATGGCTCGTCGTGACTGAAAGATACTACCCGCCGGCGTGAAAGGGGACGAACAGTAGCGTCAATCCGTCCGCGTTCGAGGGCTAACCGTTCGAGGCGCTCAACGGTATCCGGGGCATAGTACAGCGGGACGAACACCGCCTCACGCTGGTCGTCATCGAGCTCGGCGATGAGAGAGAACCCGCTGGCTTGGTAGACTTCATATCGAGAGACGGTGAATCCCGTCCCGAGACGGTCCTTGAGTTCCTCAAACTCGTCGTCGGGGACGACGACGTCGAAGCCGATGCTTCGGTATTCACTCTCGTAGTCATTGGTCTCGTCATCGATACTAGGACGGTCGGACGGCCCCGGTTGGGGGGCAACGTCGCCGGGATGTAACTCGAGTACCGACCAGTCGTCTTCACGGTATTCGTCGGCGATCGACTCGGCATCCGCAACAAATGCTTCCCAACGGTCATTGGCAGGGTATGATTGCTCCTCGCCGTGCATACTGATGCGTAGGCGTAGCAACGGACAAAAGCTTTTGCCTCGGTTCTCCGGCCAGTCTGGCCCGATAATGGCCATCGCAGATCCGTTCGAAAAACAAGATATATAATCCTGCGGTAACATACCTCATGTAGTGAGTTCACTACTCTCCCTCTCGAACCTGCAGACGTACTTCCGGACGGATCGAGGGACCGTCAAGGCCATCGATGGTCTGGACCTCACCATCCGGGAGGGTGAAACGGTTGGACTCGTCGGGGAGTCCGGAAGCGGCAAAAGCGTGACCGCTCTCTCGGCGATGCAACTGGTCGACCACCCTGGCGAGGTCGTCGGCGGCTCGATCGAGTTCCGTGACGACGACGTCGCCAGTAATCTTCTCAAACAATACCCGGACCGCGGGCCCGAGTTCGTCGATTCCGAGTCGGGGATCGTCGAGTTGACGGAGACGCCCGACGCGGCGATGCGTCAGCTCAGAGGCCGGGAGATGAGCATGATCTTCCAGGATCCGATGACGTCGCTGAACCCGGCGGCCACCGTCGGCAATCAGGTCGCGGAGAGCCTGCTATTACACCAGTATGACCGCAAGCGGCCCGACACTTGGTGGAACGCCGTCCGTGAGATTACACCGTCCCTCGGCCGGGATCCGATCGAGGAACAGGCGCTTTCGGATGCTGTCGATATGCTCGAGCAGGTTGGTATCCCCGAGGCTAAATCCCGGATCGACCAGTACCCACACGAGTTCTCAGGTGGAATGCGCCAGCGTGTACTCATCGCGATTGCACTCGCTTGCCAACCGAAATTACTCATTGCCGACGAACCGACGACCGCCCTCGACGTGACCATCCAGGCACAGATCCTCGAACTGATAAACGACTTACAGGAGCAATTAGGGATGGCGGTACTGTTTATTACGCACGATCTCGGTGTCGTCGCCGAGACCTGTGACCGCGTCGCCGTGATGTACGCAGGCGAGATTGTCGAGGAGGGCCCCGTCGAAGAGGTGTTTACCAATCCCTCACACCCCTACACCTACACGCTACTCGAATCGATCCCGACTGAAGACAGGGACCGACTGACACCGATCGAAGGCAACGTTCCAGACCTCATCGATCTCCCCGATGGCTGTCACTTCGCGCCGCGATGTCCGTGGTCACAACCCGAGTGTACAGACGAAGAGATACCGTATCTACAGCACGGCTCCGAGGATATTAACCACCGTTCGAAGTGTATTCACTCGGAGTTCGACGAGAGCGTCTACGCCGACGAGAGAGAGGGTATTAACACCAAAAACGATGGTTCCTTCGACGAAACCCTGGTTTCAGTTAACGAGGTGAAACGACACTTCTCGCAGGCAGATGGAATGCTCGACCGGTGGCTCGCCGACGAGTTGCCACCGGTCAAGGCAGTCGACGGAGTCAGCTTCGACATCTACCAGGGCGAGACGCTCGGACTCGTGGGCGAAAGCGGTTGCGGGAAGTCGACAACCGGTCGCACTCTCTTGCGACTACTCGAACCGACTGACGGCAACGTCGTCTTCTCCGGCGTAGACCTTAATGATCTCAGCGAGAACGCTCTCCGGGAAACGCGCAAGGAGATGCAGATGATCTTCCAGGATCCAATGTCCTCGCTCGATCCGCGGATGACAGTCGCCCAGACGATCGCCGAACCCCTGAAGATTCACGACCTCCCAGTTCCGGTGGAGGGCGACGATCGCTCACAGCGCGAGCGCCGGCGTGATCGTGTCGACGAACTCCTCGATGCCGTCGGCCTCGATTCCTCGCAACGCGATCGGTACCCCCACGAAATGTCCGGTGGGCAGCGCCAGCGCGTGGGGATCGCCCGTTCACTTGCCGTCGATCCCGATTTCATCGTCGCAGACGAACCGGTCTCCGCTCTCGACGTGTCGGTGCAGGCGCAGATAATAAACCTGCTCGAGGATCTGCAAGAGGAGTTCGACCTGACGTACCTGTTTATCGCCCACGACCTCTCGGTCGTCAGGCACATCGCCGATCGCGTTGCGGTGATGTACCTCGGCGAAATCGTCGAACTTGCCGAGACGGAGGAACTGTTCGAAGCACCGAAACACCCCTACACAGAGACGCTACTCTCGGCGGTACCCGAACCGGACCCTTACGCGAGCGGGGATCGAATCATCCTCGAGGGAGACGTCCCAAGTCCAATCGATCCGCCATCCGGGTGTCGGTTCCGGACGCGCTGCCCGAAGGTCGTTCCGCCGGACGACCTCGATATCGAGCAAGCGGCCTATCGCGAAGTGATGAGCTTCCGGGAACAGATCGAGAAGGAGACGCTCACGATCGATCGATTCGACGGGGAAGACGGCGAACCGGCCACGCCGGAGGCCGTCGCCGACGGGGGAAGTCAGCGGTCCGGGCAAGACATCGTCGATGAATTCTTCGACGAATCATTGTCTCCAGATGTCGAGGTGACGCTCGTAAACGCTGCCTCCCGCCTGACCGGCGGCGAATGGGACGAAGCAGCGTCCCTGTTGCGCGATGAGTTCGAATCAGTGTGCGAGCGTCGTAGCCCAGTTCTCGACGGTAATCGCCACCTGTCTGCCTGTCACATAACTGATAGCAACGCTCGCTAAGCCGGTTCATCGCTTGCCGGGAGAACGTATCGTTAGAAGTAAACAGACCACACTTGACGTAAAGGAGACCCTCACAGAATGAGCGTTCGTATCGTACTATTCGTCGTGCCACTGATCACCCTTGGTAGCGGCCACACTGTGAACGTCCAGCTGGCCAATCAAAGGACATGTTCCACAGTCGAATCAAACGCCTATCGACAGTCGCAATTCAGTCACTAACATGGCCGGAGAGCATCTCGAGTATGATACCAAATTGACCGCGAAGACGAGGGTGGACAACGATGGAACCGAAGATGATAGTGATCGTGCTGACGGTTTCTCCGATCAAGCGCCAAGCGGGTACCAGTTGACGTTCAAACTCTGGCACCCGAACTGCTGGATGACCACTGTAACCGCGAAAACGGACGGAAACCTGCTCGTGAACTCCGTCTACATCGTCGACGAACACGTGAAAGCCCACGTCGTCGCGTACGCGAACACTACCGAGGCTCTCGAGACGCTCATCGAAGCAACGCACATGTCGGAGCGGACATACTCGGTCAGCGAACTGCACAACCGGCATCAGTATGGGGAATCCACCGAGCCGGTCCGTAAGATGACGCGAAATCTGTTAGTTGAGTACGATCCGGCCAACAGTATCTACGACGCACTCGTTTCACGCGGGTTCATTCCGGTGGAACCACTTCGTGTGCGTGATGGGTACGAGTACTGGACTGTAGCCGTCGACGACCCCCGTGAGCGAATGCAAGAGAAGCTCGCGACCGTCTGTGAGACGAAGAACGCGGAAATCACCGTTCAGCAGATATCGACGCAGCGACCGATAACCGACACCGACGTCGACGCGGGAACCTGCTGGGAAACGCTCTCCACTCGTCAGCGCGAAGTTTTCAAACACGCACGTGATCAAGGCTACTACGAGTGGCCTCGGGCCGTGTCCGGTGCAGACCTCGCCGCGGAACTCGACATCGCCAAAACAACGTTTTTCGAACACCTCCGGAAGGCGGAAGCGAAACTCCTCGGCAGGAAGTGAGGGATTGTTCTGATTGCCGTATTTTGACGAGACATCGTCGCCCAAGTGATCGGTACCCGTCTCCCGCTACTCGACGATGATAGAAATGCGTCAGATAGTTTGAATTAACGATGAGGCGGCCGTCTCTTCGTCGGATGCCTCGTAAACGACGTGTGCAGCGGCGACGTCCTGAATAGCGAGTCCGGTTGAGTCGAAGACCGTGACGCTATCCTCGGGCGTTCGACCCGCCAGCTTGCCGGTCGCGATTTCGCCGATTTCACCGTGGATATCCTCCTCAGTAAGGACGCCGTTATCCCATGGAACGTTAATCTCGCCCGAGTGTATGCACTGTTCGAAGTCGTCGATGACCAGCAATGCGTTCAACAGCACCTCGTCCGTGAGTTCGTGCTTGCCGGCAGCGTCGGCCCCCATCGCGTTAACGTGGGTGTGTGAACAGAGATCGTCCGTCTCGACGATCGGCGCTTCGACCGGCGTCACCGTCGAAAGGACATCACAAGCGGCCGCCGCGGCGATAGAACCGCGTCGGATGGCAAACTCTTCGGCATATGTGTCGACGAATTTCTCGACGCGTTCGTCGTCGGGGTCAGAGATGACCACTTCTTCGATCGGGCGAACTGCCGCGATGGCCTCGAGTTGCGTGTACGACTGAACACCGGCACCGACGATTCCCATCGAAGTTGCGTCCTCGACGGCTAAATAATCAGTTGCGACCGCAGCTGCCGCACCGGTACGGCGCATTGTGAGCTCTGTTCCGTCCATAATAGCAAGCGGGAACCCGGTTTCCGGATCGGAGTAGATCATTGTTCCCATGACCGTCGGGAAATCGTGAGTAGACGGATTATCCGGATGGACGTTCACCCACTTGATGCCTGCTGCGTCCCAGTCGTCAGCAGCCATATACGCTGGCATCGACCGAAAGTCTCCGTTGTATGTCGGTAGGTCGATGTAGGACTTGGACGGCATCTGTGCGTTGCCCGTCGCATACGCTACGAATGCGGCTTCCATAGCAGGGACGAGGTCTGTCATTGACGAGCGCTGTCGAACATCGGTGCTGTCGAAGAGAGAAGTCTCCATACACCAACCAATTGTCAATGACTACTTATACAATACCCCTCTCATGTGCGGCATTGTTCAGATAAGCCGAAAAGTGAGTCGGTAGAACTTTCAAGCTCTCATTCTTGGGCACTGTCTAGTTGAGTCGGTTTGAGAAGTGAGCAGGTCGCTGAGTGGATTGGGTAGATGCTCGCAGACCTGCTCAGCGAGAGCTATGAACCGGATTTAGAAGAATATTGGGAGAACGTCCGTATCCTCCGAAGCTCTAAAACTCCCACAACCTCGGAGGATGGAAATGATGCGTGCCTTACTTGCAGATTGGGTGCATTAGAAATATTCGGCCGGTAAGCTTGCTTGCGTTAGTGCCTACACAATCAATCAGCGAGGGCATTTGGTGAGGTCCAGACAGTCATTTCAGGACCAGCCCCGGCCTTCCATAGAACGTCCTATTTCTCGGATATAGACTCTGTGGAGAGAGTATCCATTTCTCAATCGCCACCGACCCGTTCGGCGACAAGGACACCCACTTGGTCATGCACACGCTCGACTGCCGTGACCACGAATCCGACGTCAGTGAGTACGTCCACGAGCATCCCGACGGTAGCCGCATCGACCCCGTGGCCGAATAGCGGTTCCTCAGGGTCGGGTGAGCCGAAGAACATCGCGTCACCGAGAACGAACCGATGCGGGCCGAGGTCGGCGATGGCCTCGATAGCCTCGCGCTTTTTCTCGTCGGGAAGATGGTGAAGGGCGAAATTCGAAACGACAACGTCCACGTCGCCGTCGTATTGCGGGTTGCGGAACTCGCCATAGCCGAACTCGGCGTTCTCGATACCGCTGTCGGCGGCTTTCGACCGTGCCTGCTCTATCATTCCGTCACTGATGTCGCGACCGACGACGTGGCCGGCATCCCCGGCCAACGCGAGCGCGATTAAGCCCGTCCCCGTTCCGAGGTCGAGGACGACGTCGTCGGGGCGAGGGTCGGCGTGTTCGATAACGAGTGTGGCGCACGCATTGTAGATCGGCTTCTCTTTGCTGCCGTGCTTGTCGTCGTATTGATCGGCGATCTGTGAGAAGCGATCGGCGAGGTCCTCAAGAGGCTCGTCCATTATTGCCACCCCCCGTTGAAATCTTCCTTCGACAGTTCCATATTCACGGTCGTGCCGATTGCGTATCCATCGGAGACGGCGGACGGGATGGACGGAGGACCCCCACTACAGGCGTCGCCAGCGATGAACAGCCCTTCGACAGACGTGAACCCCATTCCACGCTGAGACCGTGTTGCATCGACGAGTCCAGCCTGATTCACTTCGAGACCGAGCTGTTCTGGGAGCTCGCTGTGTTGCTCCATCGGTGGAGGGTAGAATAGAGCGTGGCGAGCTACGTCGCGGCCATCCGCAAGGGAGATGCTTTCGAGATCGCCATGGGAGCCGTTGAGTGCGGTAATCGGTTCGTCTTCGATTTTGATTCCTCGTTCGACGAACACCGACCGGGATTCTTCATCGAAAACGTCCTGCCCATCGGTGAATACGACGAGGTCCTCACTCAGGTTGTAGATGAGCTTCGCGTAGTCGACCATGTGTTGGTTCGTGACCATCACGCCGAGCGGTTCACCACGGACTTCGTAACCGTGACAGTAGGGACAGTGATGCACGCCACTCCCCCAGAACTCCTCGAAGCCGTCGGTCTCGGGAAGATTGTCCCTGACACCAGTCGCTAGTACGACCTTCCGACTCGTGACGGTCTCGCCGGAATCCAGGGTACTGGTGAAGCTGTTGTTGTCTCGACTAACATCCGTTACATTCGTGTCCCGAAACTCGCCTCCGTATTCCAGAACTTCCTCGTAACCGAGCCGACGGAGCTCCTCCGGTGAGATACCGTCCCTCGTCAGGTATCCGTGGGCTTCAGCTGCTGGACCATTGCGCGGTTCGCCGTTATCACAGACCAAGACACTGCGAAGTGAGCGCCCTAACTGGAGGGCTGCACTCAAACCAGCAGGCCCGCCCCCGATGATGAGAACGTCGTATTCCAAATCACCGCCATCAGTTGTTTGCATACTACCTGCAATGAGGTAGAGAGCGATAAGTCCATCGCTGCCAATAGTGGAGCCTATCAAGCCTTGTATATTGGAGAAATATGGACTCAGTAGCTCGTATTCTTCATAATAGATGTTCTGGCCTCTCCGCTCAATTTCATCATGTCGATTCCGAACTCGCGTTTGATTGCATAAGAGTGCAAACTTTATGTAGGCACGGCACCAATCCCCGACAACAATGCCAGACGCCGTACAAAAGCAACTCGGGGATGAACGGGAGTGTGAGGGCCTTCTCGACTGTATGTTCGGAATGAACGAGCTCGACAGGGCCGTATTTAGACTGTTAGCGGAATCTTCTGAGCCGCTTACTGTGGATCATGTTGCGAAGTTCATCGGTAAAGAGCGGACGACCGCGTACCGTTCGGTCAAACGACTCGAAGAGGCAGGGGTTGCTGTGCAAGAACAGGAAAGTTGTCCGAAGGGAGGCTATCACCACGTGTATCGAGTCTCTGATCCTGACGAGATAGCGAATGAGCTCCAACGAATGCTCAACCAGTGGTACGCTGAGACTGGCCAACTCATTCAGGAGTTCCGGGATACGTATGTCAAGGACCGTTCTTCTGAATAGATCAATAACTTTCCCGCCTCATGATGTTTTATATTAGGAATAGCTGATGGGAGAACGTGGCCGCCGATTGACTAACGCATTTGTCGCTGCCCTCGAACTCTGCGAACATCTCCGTGAAGGTACAGGCTTTTGTACTGCTCTCGTCGAGCTCAAATTCCAAATCGAGACGCTCGAAGACGGGTATCCCGAGTGGCACCCCGCGTCATACCCGTTTCGCGGAATGCTCAAACTCTTCGTTTATTTGGAGGTCACGGGCGACAGCTATCGGTCCCTCACGCACCATCCGGAACTCGCAGACGTATTCCGACTCGAACGAATCCCAGATGAATCGGTTCACTCTCGAACGTGGCATAACCGCTTCGATGACGATATTCGAGGCTACATCACTGCCAGCGCTCACTTATTAGTCAGAGAGATACACAATGAGAGCCTCTCTGTTCCGAAAGTACGACCGCTGGAGGAGGTGAGAAGATCACCCGACGGTGATTCTGAAGCCTCTAAAGCCACCACCGAGTTCTCCGATGAGGACATTTTCCAAACAACCCGCCTCGCTCGTGAGCATGGCTTTGGTCCGGTCGACTCTGGGAGAGCTCAGAATGCGACATACGAGGACACGCGATTCTTTGAGTTCCAGACGTTCATCGGAATGATCGGCTGCGGTACTCCACAAGGCGCAGCACGGTTCAAATTCCGTCGAGGCAAAGAGTACGGTCCTCACGGGGATACACACCTTCGCGCAGTCAAGCAGTTCGACCCAGAGAATCTAATCGATGGATTTCAACAGGCGACAGACCGGCTCCTCTCGGTGATTCAGTCGGAATCCTCGTTTCGCCGTCCAGTCACTGTCGCAATTGACATCACGACCATTCGCTACTTCGGTAGCGTGGAGGGAATGTCGATGGTCAGTGGGACGAAAGACGGCGAGGGAAGAGCGTTCAAATTCGCCACGCTCTCGATTGTCGGGTGGAACATCCCGCTTATCCTCGC contains these protein-coding regions:
- a CDS encoding ornithine cyclodeaminase family protein — translated: METSLFDSTDVRQRSSMTDLVPAMEAAFVAYATGNAQMPSKSYIDLPTYNGDFRSMPAYMAADDWDAAGIKWVNVHPDNPSTHDFPTVMGTMIYSDPETGFPLAIMDGTELTMRRTGAAAAVATDYLAVEDATSMGIVGAGVQSYTQLEAIAAVRPIEEVVISDPDDERVEKFVDTYAEEFAIRRGSIAAAAACDVLSTVTPVEAPIVETDDLCSHTHVNAMGADAAGKHELTDEVLLNALLVIDDFEQCIHSGEINVPWDNGVLTEEDIHGEIGEIATGKLAGRTPEDSVTVFDSTGLAIQDVAAAHVVYEASDEETAASSLIQTI
- a CDS encoding class I SAM-dependent methyltransferase yields the protein MDEPLEDLADRFSQIADQYDDKHGSKEKPIYNACATLVIEHADPRPDDVVLDLGTGTGLIALALAGDAGHVVGRDISDGMIEQARSKAADSGIENAEFGYGEFRNPQYDGDVDVVVSNFALHHLPDEKKREAIEAIADLGPHRFVLGDAMFFGSPDPEEPLFGHGVDAATVGMLVDVLTDVGFVVTAVERVHDQVGVLVAERVGGD
- a CDS encoding NAD(P)/FAD-dependent oxidoreductase: MQTTDGGDLEYDVLIIGGGPAGLSAALQLGRSLRSVLVCDNGEPRNGPAAEAHGYLTRDGISPEELRRLGYEEVLEYGGEFRDTNVTDVSRDNNSFTSTLDSGETVTSRKVVLATGVRDNLPETDGFEEFWGSGVHHCPYCHGYEVRGEPLGVMVTNQHMVDYAKLIYNLSEDLVVFTDGQDVFDEESRSVFVERGIKIEDEPITALNGSHGDLESISLADGRDVARHALFYPPPMEQHSELPEQLGLEVNQAGLVDATRSQRGMGFTSVEGLFIAGDACSGGPPSIPSAVSDGYAIGTTVNMELSKEDFNGGWQ
- a CDS encoding helix-turn-helix domain-containing protein, which gives rise to MPDAVQKQLGDERECEGLLDCMFGMNELDRAVFRLLAESSEPLTVDHVAKFIGKERTTAYRSVKRLEEAGVAVQEQESCPKGGYHHVYRVSDPDEIANELQRMLNQWYAETGQLIQEFRDTYVKDRSSE